The Kiritimatiellia bacterium sequence AGGAGGAAGCCTGCGAGGGCATTTTGGCCGGTAAAGTCAAGGCGGGCAACGTCGTGGTGATCCGTTACGAAGGGCCGCGCGGCGGCCCCGGCATGCAGGAAATGCTCGGACCCACGTCATATATCATGGGCCAGGGGCTCGGGGAGAAAGTGGCGCTTATTACCGACGGCCGTTTCTCGGGCGGCACCCGCGGCGCCTGCATCGGGCATGTCTCGCCCGAGGCGGCCGCCGGCGGACTGATTGCCCTGCTGGAAGAAGGCGATTTGATCCGCATTGACATTCCAAAACACAGGCTGGAAGCCGTGCTGTCCGAGGAAGTCGTCAAACAGCGCCGCGCGCGTTTGCCGGTTTATCAGCCGAAGAGTCTTTCCGGATACCTGCGGCGCTACGCCTCCCAGGTAACCAGCGCCGGCGCCGGCGCGGTGCTGAAGTGATTTTTGCCGCCGCCTTGGCGGAAATCGGAAAGTACGAACTTATCGCCGGTGTCCGGAATTCAAGCAGGCGGAACGCAGTATCCGAATCAGCGGAACGATCAATAGGCAATTATGCGCCTGTTTTGCAAAAACCGCATTGTAATTATACGTGAAGAATGTATATTAGTCGATACTGAATAGTCATATATATGGCCTTTAACTTTTCCGGCGGGAGCATTCTTTCTTCCTGTTTGGTCCACGCGGTAAAAGCACATGGCTGAAAGAAGCATTTGCTTGGGCAGTTTTTGAAAGGCAGTTGACGCCGAATTCCAGCCAAAGGAAAACCATGAAAACATCAAGTGTGGCGCGAATGAAAAGCGGATTGGGGTTTTTGCTTTTGCGGACGCGAACCAGAGCGTGGTGGATACCGGCGCTTTTCTTTTTGGTCGCCATAACGGTACAGGCCGGCGATTACACTTACACGGACAATGGCGACGGCACAATCACCATCACCAGCTACTCTGGTTCCGGAGGCGCGGTTGTCATCCCTTCCACCATTGAGGGCAAAACTGTTACCGGCATCGGGGGGGCGTTCTTTGATTGCACCAGCCTGACAAGCGTCACGATCCCCGACAGTGTTACCAACATCGGGGTAGATGCATTCTATGGCTGCGCCAGCCTGACCAACGTTACGATCGGCAACAGCGTTACCAGCATCGGGATGGATGCGTTCTGTTATTGCACCAGCCTGACAAGCATCACGATCCCCGACAGCGTTACCACCATTGGAGACTATGTGTTCTATGGCTGCGCCAGCCTGACCAACGTTACGATCGGCAACAGCGTTACCAGCATTGGGAAGAAAGCGTTCTATTATTGCACCAGCCTGACAAGCATCACGATCCCCGACAGCGTTACCAGTATCGGAAATGATGCGTTCAGTCACTGTTACGACCTGACCACCCTCACGATCGGCAACGGCGTCACCAATATCGGGGACAGCGCGTTCGCTTTCAACACCGTTCTGACTATTGTTACAATCCCTGACAGCGTCACCACCATTGGTAACTATGCTTTTCAAGATAGCGGCCTGACCAACGTCATAATCGGTAATGGCGTCGCCAGCATCGGGGAATATGCGTTCTATTGCTGCTATAGTCTTTCCAGCATGACGATCCCCGACAACGTTACTATTATAGGGAGGTGCGCATTCCTCTTGTGCGATGACCTGACCAGCGTCACGATCGGCAACAGCGTCACCAACATCGGGTATGGTGCGTTTGCCTCATGTCGCAGCCTAACCACGATTACGGTGGAAGAGGAAAATTCAGCCTATAGCAGTGTGGACGGGGTTTTGTTCAACAAAAGCAAGACTACGCTAGTTCAATATCCGGCAGGCAAAGCTGGAAGTTATGTGATCCCCGATAGTGTCACCAACATCGGAGACGTTGCGTTTTGCGATTGTTCCGGCCTAACCGGGGTGACGATTCCCGACAGCGTTATCGGCATCGGGGAGGGTGTCTTTGAAGACTGCTATAGTCTAACCAGCGTCACGATCGGTAGCAACGTCACCAGCATCGGGATGGATGCGTTTAGCGGCTGTGGTCTGATCAACGTTACAATTCCTGACAGCGTCACCGGCATCGGGGACTATGCGTTTTATTACTGCAAAAAACTGACTAACGTTGCGATCGGCAACGGCGTCAGCAATATAGGTAATCGGGCGTTCGGTGACTGCACCAACCTGACCGCGATCACAGTGGACACGGGAAATGCCACCTATAGCAGTACAGACGGCGTCTTGTTCAACAAGAACCAGACTACGCTCATCATGTGTCCTGGAGGCAAAGCCGGAACCTACGCGATTCCCGACAGCGTCGCCAGTATTGGGACATATGCGTTTGATTCCTGCTCCAGCCTGACCGACATCAGGATTCCCAATAGCGTTATCAGTATAGCGGACAGAGCATTCTTAGGCTGTGCCAGCCTGGCCAGCGTCATGATCCCTAACGGTGTCACCAGCATCACGGACTGGACATTCGGTTACTGCACCAAACTGACCCAGGTTGTGATCGGCAATGGCGTCACCAGTATCGGGTACGCTGCGTTCCGATCCTGTGGCGCCAGTCTTAGAAGCGTCTATTTCCAAGGTAACGCCCCCAGTCTTGGCTCGAGCGTGTTCTCCGGAGACAACAATGCGACCGTCTATTACCTGGCCGGGACAACAGGCTGGAGCACGACTTTTGGCAGTCGCCCGACCGCGTTATGGATCGCACCGGCGGCAATCACGACCCAGCCGCAATCGCTGACGAATAATTTGGGTTCATCCGCGATCTTCACAGTGACGGCTTCGGGGCCTGAGCCGTTATATTACCAATGGCAAAATAATGCCGTGAACATAGTTTCAGCGACTAATGCGGTCTGCACGATCAATCCGGTGGCGGGCGACGACGCGGGGGATTACCGCTGTCTGGTCAGCAACCTAGTTGGCGTAACCACCAGCGCGACAGCGACATTGATACTGGCCGCTCCGCCGGTGTTTATGACTAACCCGCAGTCACTAATCCGGAACGTTGGTGAAACCGCAAGCTTTATTGTATCGGCGACAGGAACGGAACCGTTCCGTTACCAATGGCAGAAAAATGGCGCAAATATTGGCTCCGCAACCAACGCGACTTATACGATCAATCCGGCAACGATGGATGATGCGGGAAATTACCGGTGCTTGGTCGCTAACATGGCCGGCGCGGCCACCAGCGCCGTGGCAGTGCTGACCATGACCGCGGCCCCGGCCCCTTCGGGCGTTACGGCCGGCGACGGAACTTATTCGGATAAAGTGCTTATTTATTGGACGGCGGTTTCTGCCGCGACAAGTTACAGAGTATGGCGGGGAACAAACAATAACGTGCAGAATGCTTCTGTGATTGGAACTGCCACAACGTCATTTTATCTGGATACAACCGTCACAGCCGGCACCATATACTATTACTGGATTCAGGCGGTTAATTCGGCCGGAACCAGCGACTTAAGCGCATCGGATTCGGGCTATTGCGGATCAATCGCGGACCCGGCAATTCCGGCGGGGGTAAGCGCAAGCGACGGAATATACGCCGACTATATCAAGGTTGCCTGGCAGGCGGTCAGCGGGGCGACCAAGTATGAAGTATGGCGCTCAACGGAGAACGATTTCTCATTGGCGGCTTTGATCAGGGAAACAACCGGGACCAGTTATAATGATGCTTCTGTTTCGCAAGGTATCTATTACTACTACTGGGTCAGAGCAAAAAATGCCAATGGATATGGCAGTTACAGCGCATCGGACTCCGGCTGGCGCCGGTTGATTACGCCGGCCGGCGTGAACGCCAGCGACGGCCTGTATTCCTACCGGATACGGGTTGCGTGGAACGCGGTTGAGAATGCGGCCTGGTATGAAATCTGGCGAAAGGAAATTCCCGGGGGGAATTACAACGGCGGAAACCTGACTAAGGTTGCGCAAGTTAGCGCGACATATTTCAACGACTATTACACAAAATCAGGCGTATATTACCAGTATAAAGTAAAAGCCGGCAATGGGCTTGGCTCAAGCCTTGATTATGGGCATGATACCGGCTACCGGCAGGTGAACGCCACGCCGAAATCGTTGTTCGCCGCAAGGGATTATGACGGGGATAAATTGACCGACCTGGCGTTGTTCAATCCGGCATCGGGAGTTTTTGACGTATTATGCTCCGGTCTTGGCCGGCAGACATTTAGTATTACGGCGCAAGATGGTCAGGCAATAAGCGGCGATCTGGATGGCGACCGGTTGACAGATCCGCTCATTTATTGTCCGGGCTCTGGCATCTGGTTGGCAAGACTATCAAGGTTGGGCTATAATCCAATCATCCAGGCGAGCTTTGGCGGGAACGGAGAGGATGCTGTTTCGGCTGATTTTGACGGGGACGAATTGGCCGACCTGGTAATCTACAATGAAACGGAAGGCGTTTTATCCGCCATACTTTCCAACTACGGCGCTTTTGACATAAGAGCGTCGTGTTTGATGGGCGGTCCCGGTTACAGCTTTGTTTCAGCCGACTTTGACGGGGACGGCAAAGCTGATCCGACGGTTTATTCGGAATCAGAAGGCCGGGCTAAGGTCATTTTCTCCGGTAATAAATATTCTTCTGAAAGCATGCTGTTTGGCGGGCCGGGGCAAACCATGTTTGCGGCTGATTTTGACGGGGACCTCAAGGCTGATCCGGTTTTGTATGAACAGGCAACGGGAATATGGATGGTCTTCCTCTCAAAAATCGGATACAGGGAAGCCGGGATTTCATTCGGCGGACCAGGGCATGTGCCGGCCATCGGCGACTATGACGGCGACAGCAAGGCCGATCCGGCGATTTATCAGCCAGGGGCTGGCCTATGGCGGATTATGCTTTCCGACAGCGGTTATTCTATCATTACGGAAGCTTTTGGCAGTTCAGAATATCAGCCAATAGCGAGATAAACTTTATAAAAAATGGGCCTTGATGTAGGCGGCGGCGGAGTCCATTTTATCAATTCCCTATCACCTTATATACTTTGGTATCCACTATTGTTGTTCCTGTCTCTTCTTGTGGATATAATGGCGTAAAAACCATAATTGAATTTACACTTGGGACGACAATGCTTGCTTTTAGAATAATTTTGCCTTTTCCTTTTGTTATCGGCTTGGTCGTATGAGCAAGAGAAGTTATAGAGTCGCCTCTTTGTATGGCGAGCATAATATACCCATTCTCTGCTTTGAGCGCATATTCAACTGTTACCTCAATGTCATAATTCCGGCCCACTGAGAGCGGATGGTCGGTGTTTGGAGAAACAGACACGATCCTTACCGTGTTCCCGCTATATGGCAAGTTCTTGTTGAATATACTGGGGTATGCTTCCGTGGCCAATGGCAAGGATTGCTGTGCCGTGGCTTGGGGCAATGATTGTTGCAATCCGGCTCCATGCTTGATTCCGAATCCGAATATCATATTTGCCAGAAACAAAAGCGCGGCAATGCCAAAGCCCACTCCAACAGACAAAAACATCCATTTCCAAACTTTCGTTACACCTTTTTGGGACAGCGTTCCATGTGGACCCAAAAGGTTCTTGTCCGTGGATAGGCGTTCCAGGTCGCCCAGAACGTCCGCCATCTCCGCGTAGCGATCGCGCAACTCGCGCGCCATGCAGTTTTCGGCGATCCGCACGAGGTCGGCAGGCGCATCCGGGTTGACCTCGCGGATCGGCAGTGGCGGGCCAGCGAGAATCTTGTTGATTATGTCCGTCGGGTCGGGGCCATCGTATGGCCTTCGTCCCGTCAGCATTTCGTAGAGGACTGCGCCGAAAGCGTAAATATCGCCGCGCGTGTCATCTGCTTTGCCTTCGGCGGCACTGGGCGACAGGTACGGAATTGTGCCTTCAACCGATTTTTTATTCACATCAATCATTGAGTCGTTGAACACCGTCCGCAATAGCCCAAAGTCAGTAAGATAAGCGTGCCCGGCGGCATTAAGCAGGATGTTTGCCGGTTTGAGATCGCGGTGGATGATACCACGGCTGTGCGCATATTTCAGCGCATCGGCGATCTGGCGGACGATATGCACGATCTCTTCCTTGGGCAATGGTTGTCCCGTCTCGATCCGTTCGGCGAGACTGCCGCCTTCAAGGTAGGGCATGACATAGTAGGGGCCGGCTTTGCGGTCTGAGACCTCAAGCACTTTAAGAATGTTGGGGTGGGACATGCGGTACATGTGCTGTGCTTCGGTCAGGAAACGGCGAACCGCCCACTGCTCCTTGGCGAACTTGGGATTGATTATCTTGATGGCAACACTGGCATCAGTGATGGGCTCACGGGCAAGCATGACCTGACCCATGCCGCCTTGGCCGAGGAACTTGATTATCTCAAACCGGTCAATAGCGCCGATTGGCCCTGGCTTCATCGGGGCATTTATCATGCCTGTCTGCAACATGTTCTGCATGATTTCAATGTTTTCCGAGGACATAGGAAGCAGTGCTGAATCCTGGTTAGGTTTTGTTGCGTTGTTATTCATTTCGTCATTCCAGTGTATTGAGACAGGATTGGAGAAGGGCGCGGGTATCGGAGTCAATCCATGGCCGGAGTATTGCCCACTCCATGCCGCGTCGCAACGAAGTATCGTCCAACGTGGTAATGCGGCGACTGCACCGTAATATAGCCGCGGCAATGGCGGAGTAGTATAAAATTTTTGCGATCTCTGGAGGCAACGGGCCATTAGGACTGAGCGCCGTGCGCTTGGCGAAGTCTTTGACCATTACCAGAAGCTTGACTGGTGGATGGGGATGTCGCAACAAGTCCCCGAAGCTCTTAAGTAGCAGACCCTGCGAAACCGCCAAGAGACGAATCTTTTCCCTGAGCCGTGAGTTCAATCCCGCGAGGTCAAACTGCACCGGTGCTGATAGTTGGTGGCGGAAAACAGCGGCAAGCTCCTCCGGGCGCCATAATTGCTTTTCCGGAGGACCCATCAATTCGGCCAGCTTCGGCGAATCAGAATGAAAAATTATCTCGTTGTTAGCTTCCATGTTAAGTACTACGCGCCCAACCTCAAATTTTTGCCTAGCCCTGCGAAAGAATCTTGTGAAGGTCCAATATCTCCTCCGCCACCTCGTCATTGTTACCTACGGTTTCACGCACCACGTCCTCAATCGTGCGCCGGAACATGCGCTTGGCGGTCAGGAGCAGATTGGCGGCCTGGGATGGCGACCGCAGCCGGAACTTGGCCACGAGCGCCTCGTAGGATACAACATCCGCATCGTTGATGGCTGGATTCAGAACACGGATTTCAAACAGCTTCCAGACTTCAGGACGATTTTTCTCCTTGCATTCGCGGCGCATGCGATTGAGCGCCTCGCTGATCACCTGACGGGCCCAGATCAGGTCAAAATCGTGCCGCAAGCTGCCTGCCGCCGGAATTTTCGCGGCATGTTCTTCAATGCTGACGATTTGCGCAGGGGCCGGTCCCCGCTTTGCCGCCCGCTCCTTTCTAAGCTCGTCGTTCACGTAGTTTGTGAAGGACTTTAGCAGGAAAGACCTGAGTTTTCCTTTTGAGCGGTCCGCCAGTCGCAACAGCTTCTGCTCGATGACTTTGTCGGCCACGAAACCGTGAACCATATCTTCTGCACGGTCGTGTGAAAAGCGCATGCTGGTGGCAGAAAACCGTTTTAGGGCGGGCAGGTAGAGACCAAGAAGCTCGTCCAGAGCGCTGAGTTGAACGGCGGTAAACGTTGAGCTTGTCATCTATGCGCGAAATGTTTTGCCCGTATTGGCCTATGAACTCAAGCTCTTCTGCGACGATGCGGTGCCGGGCCGCTGGCGGTACTGGGTAAACGCAAACGACGGCAGTATAGTTAACCGGTATAACGACGTCCAAAAGGAGTCATCCGCCGACATATCAGGATCGCTCAACACGGGCGAAGGAGGCGCGCCGGTCAATATCACTGGAGTTAACAGCAGCGGATATTATTGGTTGCGTTATCCTGCCTGGCATTGGGAAATATATGATTATCCCAATAGTCGCGTTGCGCGTAACGACACGGCAACTTGGGGGACGAGCACGTCGGCTCGGTCGGAAATATCGGCGGCCAACAATTTCAATCTTATTCAAACCTATTATTCCACCGTTCACAATCGTAACAGTTATGACAATTCAGGCGCGAAGGCGCTGGTCAATGTCCACTACCATCCTGATGACACCGCCTATGATAACGGCTTTTGGGATTCGTACGCGCAGGCCTTTTTCTTTTTCCCGGGAAAAGATTTTGGGGAGTTAACGGTTCTTGACGTGTGCGCGCACGAATTCACACATGCCGTCACGGCGTATTCGGCAAACCTGACTTATCAAAATGAATCCGGCGCGTTGAACGAATCGTTTTCGGATATTTTCGGCACGGTCATAGAATTTGCCTGCCAGCCTGATGGGCGTGGCAGTTATCCCGACCGCACCGCAGGATGCGCCGACTGGCTGTGCGGAGAGGACAGCACGTACCCGGTTATGACGGCTGGGCGCGATCTGCGCGATCCCCAGCGTTGTGGACAACCGAGTAAATATCATGGCACCTACTGGTATGATGGCACTGAGGACAATGGCGGCGTTCATGTTAACGACGGCGTCCAGAATCATTTTTTTTATCTTCTTTGCGAGGGTGGCAGTGGTGTTAACGATGGAATCAGCTATAACATCAACGGGATAGGCGTTTCCAATGCCGCGCAGGTGGCTTACCGCACATTGACAGTTTATTGCGGACAAGATACGGATCATGCGGCGGCCCGTGCCGCATGGTGTTCCGCTGCCAACGATTTAAATTCGGCTTGGGCTTCAAGCGTATCGCAGGCTTGGGACGCGGTGGGCGTAGGCACAAATATCCCCAGCACAAACTCTTATCCGGAAATTACCAGCCCTGCGCTCGGCCAGGCGGTCAACGCTTCGCAGCTAACCTGGAAAACTTGGGGCACTACCGGAAGTTATTGGTTTACCCAGACCGCAACCACCCATGACGGCACAAATGCCGCCCAGAGCGGGCCAATCGGCAATGGAGAACAATCGTACATAAAGACCACGGTTACCGGGCCGGGAACACTTTCGTTTTATTGGAAGACTTCATACGATCATAGTGATACAAACAGTTATTTGCTTTTTACTCTTGATGGTATTCCAACGGATGGTTTCGCCGGCGATAGCCCTTGGTTATCCAAAAATTATGCGATTTCCAATGGCACACACGCTTGCCAGTGGACTTATTACCAAAACACTTCGGCCGCCAGCAATGCCTGTTGGCTGGATCAGGTTGTCTGGACTCCTGAAACCATCAATCATGCGCCGGCCACGCCAGCCCTGACAAGTCCGGCAAATGGAGCCAATGCAGTATCTATTACGCCCACATTGCAGGCGTCGGCCTTTTCCGATCAGGACGGCGACTCCCATGCCAACAGTCAATGGCAGGTTGACAATGCCAGTAGTTTTGCAAGTCCTGAATGGGACAGCGGCGAAAGCTATACGGCTGGAACACAGGCAACCGTCCCGGACAATAAGCTTGCCCATGATATCATTTATTATTGGCGTGGGCGGTATAAAGACAGTCAAGGCACATGGAGCGAATGGTCATTGGCCTACTCATTCACCACGATACAAGAAACCATCAATCCGCCAAGCGCGCCTTCCGGGGTTACGGCCGATAACGGCGGTCAATCCGATAAGATACTGATTTACTGGGATTCCGTGTCTACGGCAACCGGTTATAAAATATGGCGCGGGATTGACGACAATGCACAGAACGCCTCCGTACTCGGCACCTCCACCGTATCATTTTATCTGGATACCTCAGCCGTTCCAGGCGTCATCTATTATTACTGGGTTCAGGCAACCAACTCAGCCGGGGAAAGTAGTTTAAGTTATCCTGGTTCCGGGCACTGTGGTTCTATTGATCCTATTTTGACCATTCCCACAGGCGTCAATGCAAGCGACGGAATATACGCCGACTATATCAAAGTTGCCTGGCAGGCGGTCAGCGGGGCGACCAAGTATGAAGTATGGCGCTCAACGGAGAACGATTTCTCATTGGCGGCTTTGATCAGGGAAATAACCGGGACCAGTTATAATGATGCTTCTGTTTCGCAAGGTATCTATTACTACTACTGGGTCAGAGCAAAAAATGCCAATGGATATGGCAGTTACAGCGCATCGGACTCCGGCTGGCGCCGGTTGATTACGCCGGCCGGCGTGAACGCCAGCGACGGCCTGTATTCCTACCGGATACGGGTTGCGTGGAACGCGGTTGAGAATGCGGCCTGGTATGAAATCTGGCGAAAGGAAATTCCCGGGGGGAATTACAACGGCGGAAACCTGACTAAGGTTGCGCAAGTTAGCGCGACATATTTCAACGACTA is a genomic window containing:
- a CDS encoding leucine-rich repeat protein; the protein is MKTSSVARMKSGLGFLLLRTRTRAWWIPALFFLVAITVQAGDYTYTDNGDGTITITSYSGSGGAVVIPSTIEGKTVTGIGGAFFDCTSLTSVTIPDSVTNIGVDAFYGCASLTNVTIGNSVTSIGMDAFCYCTSLTSITIPDSVTTIGDYVFYGCASLTNVTIGNSVTSIGKKAFYYCTSLTSITIPDSVTSIGNDAFSHCYDLTTLTIGNGVTNIGDSAFAFNTVLTIVTIPDSVTTIGNYAFQDSGLTNVIIGNGVASIGEYAFYCCYSLSSMTIPDNVTIIGRCAFLLCDDLTSVTIGNSVTNIGYGAFASCRSLTTITVEEENSAYSSVDGVLFNKSKTTLVQYPAGKAGSYVIPDSVTNIGDVAFCDCSGLTGVTIPDSVIGIGEGVFEDCYSLTSVTIGSNVTSIGMDAFSGCGLINVTIPDSVTGIGDYAFYYCKKLTNVAIGNGVSNIGNRAFGDCTNLTAITVDTGNATYSSTDGVLFNKNQTTLIMCPGGKAGTYAIPDSVASIGTYAFDSCSSLTDIRIPNSVISIADRAFLGCASLASVMIPNGVTSITDWTFGYCTKLTQVVIGNGVTSIGYAAFRSCGASLRSVYFQGNAPSLGSSVFSGDNNATVYYLAGTTGWSTTFGSRPTALWIAPAAITTQPQSLTNNLGSSAIFTVTASGPEPLYYQWQNNAVNIVSATNAVCTINPVAGDDAGDYRCLVSNLVGVTTSATATLILAAPPVFMTNPQSLIRNVGETASFIVSATGTEPFRYQWQKNGANIGSATNATYTINPATMDDAGNYRCLVANMAGAATSAVAVLTMTAAPAPSGVTAGDGTYSDKVLIYWTAVSAATSYRVWRGTNNNVQNASVIGTATTSFYLDTTVTAGTIYYYWIQAVNSAGTSDLSASDSGYCGSIADPAIPAGVSASDGIYADYIKVAWQAVSGATKYEVWRSTENDFSLAALIRETTGTSYNDASVSQGIYYYYWVRAKNANGYGSYSASDSGWRRLITPAGVNASDGLYSYRIRVAWNAVENAAWYEIWRKEIPGGNYNGGNLTKVAQVSATYFNDYYTKSGVYYQYKVKAGNGLGSSLDYGHDTGYRQVNATPKSLFAARDYDGDKLTDLALFNPASGVFDVLCSGLGRQTFSITAQDGQAISGDLDGDRLTDPLIYCPGSGIWLARLSRLGYNPIIQASFGGNGEDAVSADFDGDELADLVIYNETEGVLSAILSNYGAFDIRASCLMGGPGYSFVSADFDGDGKADPTVYSESEGRAKVIFSGNKYSSESMLFGGPGQTMFAADFDGDLKADPVLYEQATGIWMVFLSKIGYREAGISFGGPGHVPAIGDYDGDSKADPAIYQPGAGLWRIMLSDSGYSIITEAFGSSEYQPIAR
- a CDS encoding M4 family metallopeptidase; translated protein: MPVLAYELKLFCDDAVPGRWRYWVNANDGSIVNRYNDVQKESSADISGSLNTGEGGAPVNITGVNSSGYYWLRYPAWHWEIYDYPNSRVARNDTATWGTSTSARSEISAANNFNLIQTYYSTVHNRNSYDNSGAKALVNVHYHPDDTAYDNGFWDSYAQAFFFFPGKDFGELTVLDVCAHEFTHAVTAYSANLTYQNESGALNESFSDIFGTVIEFACQPDGRGSYPDRTAGCADWLCGEDSTYPVMTAGRDLRDPQRCGQPSKYHGTYWYDGTEDNGGVHVNDGVQNHFFYLLCEGGSGVNDGISYNINGIGVSNAAQVAYRTLTVYCGQDTDHAAARAAWCSAANDLNSAWASSVSQAWDAVGVGTNIPSTNSYPEITSPALGQAVNASQLTWKTWGTTGSYWFTQTATTHDGTNAAQSGPIGNGEQSYIKTTVTGPGTLSFYWKTSYDHSDTNSYLLFTLDGIPTDGFAGDSPWLSKNYAISNGTHACQWTYYQNTSAASNACWLDQVVWTPETINHAPATPALTSPANGANAVSITPTLQASAFSDQDGDSHANSQWQVDNASSFASPEWDSGESYTAGTQATVPDNKLAHDIIYYWRGRYKDSQGTWSEWSLAYSFTTIQETINPPSAPSGVTADNGGQSDKILIYWDSVSTATGYKIWRGIDDNAQNASVLGTSTVSFYLDTSAVPGVIYYYWVQATNSAGESSLSYPGSGHCGSIDPILTIPTGVNASDGIYADYIKVAWQAVSGATKYEVWRSTENDFSLAALIREITGTSYNDASVSQGIYYYYWVRAKNANGYGSYSASDSGWRRLITPAGVNASDGLYSYRIRVAWNAVENAAWYEIWRKEIPGGNYNGGNLTKVAQVSATYFNDYYTKSGVYYQYKVKAGNGLGSSLDYGHDTGYRQVNATPKSLFAARDYDGDKLTDLALFNPASGVFDVLCSGLGRQTFSITAQDGQAISGDLDGDRLTDPLIYCPGSGIWLARLSRLGYNPIIQASFGGNGEDAVSADFDGDELADLVIYNETEGVLSAILSNYGAFDIRASCLMGGPGYSFVSADFDGDGKADPTVYSESEGRAKVIFSGNKYSSESMLFGGPGQTMFAADFDGDLKADPVLYEQATGIWMVFLSKIGYREAGISFGGPGHVPAIGDYDGDSKADPAIYQPGAGLWRIMLSDSGYSIITETFGSSEYQPIAR
- a CDS encoding serine/threonine-protein kinase; this translates as MNNNATKPNQDSALLPMSSENIEIMQNMLQTGMINAPMKPGPIGAIDRFEIIKFLGQGGMGQVMLAREPITDASVAIKIINPKFAKEQWAVRRFLTEAQHMYRMSHPNILKVLEVSDRKAGPYYVMPYLEGGSLAERIETGQPLPKEEIVHIVRQIADALKYAHSRGIIHRDLKPANILLNAAGHAYLTDFGLLRTVFNDSMIDVNKKSVEGTIPYLSPSAAEGKADDTRGDIYAFGAVLYEMLTGRRPYDGPDPTDIINKILAGPPLPIREVNPDAPADLVRIAENCMARELRDRYAEMADVLGDLERLSTDKNLLGPHGTLSQKGVTKVWKWMFLSVGVGFGIAALLFLANMIFGFGIKHGAGLQQSLPQATAQQSLPLATEAYPSIFNKNLPYSGNTVRIVSVSPNTDHPLSVGRNYDIEVTVEYALKAENGYIMLAIQRGDSITSLAHTTKPITKGKGKIILKASIVVPSVNSIMVFTPLYPQEETGTTIVDTKVYKVIGN